A genomic stretch from Aedes albopictus strain Foshan chromosome 2, AalbF5, whole genome shotgun sequence includes:
- the LOC134286119 gene encoding uncharacterized protein LOC134286119, which produces MWLQAGLIGSRLLNNICTALDLPIEKRYIWTDSRTSLSWVCSDSRRYHPYVGFRVGEILNSSTVDEWHYVPSKQNVADDATKWGVGPSFSASSRWYTGPDYLFLPENELPEQPAKQWKTDEELRTRFQHHREMPQPLINVSRFSNWNRLLRTTAYLLRAVKLFRTRGKSGPLTSEELLQAENLLWRQVQYEAFPDEYCVLEFNKANPEKKQKRIEKSSSLYEQSPFMDDVGVIRMNSRIGAAPIVPFGVKYPIILPREHTLTALLVESYHRRFKHQNGETVFNEIRQQFRIPKLRPLIQRVARNCQSCRLRKATTRPPIMAPLPKVRLTPHIRAFSHTGVDYFGPILVKQGRSLVKRWVALFTCLIIRAVHLEIVHSLSTQSCVMAIRRFVARRGSPSDLYSDNGTCFRGASNLLPEQMEAIHEHCAVTFTNARTSWHFNPPSAPHMGGCWERMVRSVKAAMGAISEHNRHPSNEVLETVVLEAEAIVNTRPLTYVPLDDED; this is translated from the coding sequence atgtggctGCAAGCCGGTCTAATAGGTAGCCGGTTGCTGAACAACATCTGTACTGCCTTGGATCTGCCCATAGAAAAGCGGTACATTTGGACAGATTCCAGAACATCTCTCTCGTGGGTTTGCTCGGATAGCAGGCGCTATCATCCATACGTAGGTTTTCGTGTCGGCGAGATTCTGAATTCCTCTACCGTCGATGAGTGGCACTACGTTCCGTCGAAACAGAACGTGGCTGACGACGCCACGAAGTGGGGAGTTGGACCTAGCTTCAGTGCGAGTAGTCGCTGGTACACGGGTCCGGATTATCTCTTCTTGCCGGAAAACGAATTACCAGAGCAGCCAGCGAAACAATGGAAAACTGACGAGGAGCTACGTACCAGATTTCAACATCATCGAGAAATGCCACAACCTTTGATTAACGTGAGTAGATTCTCGAATTGGAACCGCCTGTTACGCACGACGGCGTATTTGCTACGCGCAGTGAAGTTGTTCCGAACGCGAGGCAAATCGGGACCGCTGACCAGCGAGGAGTTGCTGCAGGCTGAAAATTTGCTGTGGCGACAGGTGCAGTATGAAGCTTTCCCGGACGAGTACTGTGTGCTGGAGTTCAACAAGGCGAATCCAGAGAAGAAGCAGAAACGAATCGAGAAGAGCAGTTCATTGTACGAGCAGTCGCCGTTTATGGATGACGTGGGCGTGATAAGGATGAATAGCAGGATTGGGGCTGCTCCTATCGTACCCTTTGGAGTAAAATATCCAATTATCTTGCCGAGGGAGCACACTCTAACAGCCCTTCTTGTCGAGAGTTACCACAGACGGTTCAAACATCAGAACGGTGAAACGGTGTTCAACGAAATACGTCAGCAGTTTCGAATACCGAAGCTGCGCCCTCTGATACAACGTGTCGCCCGGAACTGCCAGAGCTGCAGGCTTCGGAAGGCAACTACACGACCACCAATAATGGCACCACTTCCGAAGGTTCGGTTGACACCCCACATCCGGGCGTTCAGCCACACCGGCGTCGACTACTTCGGTCCAATCCTGGTAAAGCAGGGCCGTAGTTTAGTGAAACGCTGGGTAGCACTATTCACGTGTCTTATTATACGTGCGGTGCACCTGGAGATAGTGCACAGCCTTTCGACACAATCCTGTGTGATGGCAATCCGCCGATTCGTTGCGCGCAGAGGATCCCCGTCAGACCTTTACTCGGATAACGGGACCTGTTTTCGTGGAGCTAGCAACCTGTTGCCGGAGCAGATGGAAGCCATCCATGAACACTGCGCTGTGACGTTTACCAATGCCAGAACGAGCTGGCACTTCAATCCCCCATCTGCACCTCACATGGGGGGCTGTTGGGAACGGATGGTGCGGTCTGTGAAGGCAGCTATGGGAGCCATTTCAGAACATAATCGCCACCCAAGCAACGAGGTTCTGGAGACTGTAGTCTTGGAAGCCGAAGCGATCGTGAACACTCGACCGTTGACCTACGTACCACTCGATGATGAAGACTAG